Proteins encoded by one window of Pirellulales bacterium:
- a CDS encoding phosphoketolase family protein, whose translation MSYERLSPSAASALSAEALNKIDAYWRAANYLSVGQIYLLDNPLLRLPLEPRHVKPRLLGHWGTTPGQNFIYAHLNRVIKKYDLDMIYISGPGHGGPALVANTYLEGTYSEVYSNITQDEAGLTRLFKQFSFPGGIPSHVSPECPGSIHEGGELGYSLSHAFGAVLDNPNLTVACVIGDGEAETGPLATAWHSNKFLNPATDGAVLPILHLNGYKIANPTILARISSEELQKLLEGYGWTPYFVEGHEPEKVHQAMATTLDRSFEEIQRIQDEARTARRTARPRWPMIVLNTPKGWTGPKVVDGLPVEGTHRSHQVPLSQPATNPEHLKQLEAWMKSYRPEELFDAAGRFKTELADLAPQGSRRMGANPHANGGILLRDLRMPDFREYAVEVPSPGKVEAEDTRVLGGFLRDVVKLNADQRNFRVFGPDETTSNRLNAVFEATDRQWEAETLESDDHLAHDGRVVEVLSEHQCQGWLEGYLLTGRHGLFNSYEAFIHIVDSMFNQHAKWLKVTSELPWRRKIASLNYLLASHVWRQDHNGFTHQDPGFIDHVANKKASVSRIYLPPDANCLLSVMDHCLRSRHYVNVVVAGKHPAPQWLSMDAAITHCTKGIGIWQWASNDGGAEPDVVMGCAGDVPTLETLAAVSILRENLPDLKIRVVNVVDLMKLQPTSEHPHGLSDRDFDSLFTTEKPVIFAYHGYPWLIHRLTYRRTNHGNLHVRGYKEEGTITTPFDMAVLNDLDRFHLAQDVIDRLPQLAGRGDYLKQNLRDKLVEHKQYIRRYGEDMPEVRDWKWGTSLEGP comes from the coding sequence ATGTCCTACGAACGTCTTTCACCTTCGGCCGCTTCCGCCCTATCCGCGGAAGCCCTAAATAAGATCGACGCCTATTGGCGGGCGGCAAATTATCTTTCGGTTGGGCAGATCTACTTGCTCGACAATCCGTTGCTGCGCCTGCCGCTCGAACCGCGGCACGTGAAGCCGCGTTTACTAGGACATTGGGGAACGACGCCAGGACAAAATTTCATCTATGCCCATCTCAATCGGGTCATCAAGAAATATGACCTCGACATGATCTATATCTCTGGACCAGGACACGGCGGCCCTGCGCTGGTGGCAAACACCTATTTGGAAGGGACATACAGCGAGGTTTATTCCAACATCACCCAGGACGAGGCCGGCCTTACGCGACTGTTCAAGCAATTCTCGTTTCCGGGGGGCATTCCCAGCCATGTTTCGCCAGAATGCCCAGGATCGATCCATGAAGGCGGAGAACTGGGCTACTCGTTGAGCCATGCATTTGGCGCTGTTCTCGACAATCCAAACCTTACGGTCGCCTGCGTCATTGGAGATGGCGAAGCGGAAACCGGACCTTTGGCGACCGCATGGCATTCCAACAAGTTTCTCAACCCAGCAACCGACGGGGCGGTCCTGCCGATCTTGCACTTGAACGGTTACAAGATTGCCAACCCCACCATCCTGGCGCGCATCTCTTCGGAAGAGTTGCAAAAACTGCTAGAGGGCTATGGTTGGACGCCGTACTTTGTCGAAGGGCACGAGCCGGAAAAGGTCCATCAGGCGATGGCTACCACGCTGGACCGCTCGTTCGAAGAAATCCAGCGAATCCAAGATGAAGCGCGCACTGCCAGAAGAACGGCGCGCCCACGATGGCCGATGATTGTCCTGAATACTCCCAAAGGCTGGACTGGGCCGAAAGTGGTTGACGGCCTGCCAGTAGAAGGAACGCACCGATCGCACCAAGTCCCGCTGTCGCAGCCAGCGACCAACCCAGAGCATCTCAAGCAGCTCGAAGCATGGATGAAAAGCTATCGGCCGGAAGAATTATTCGACGCAGCAGGGCGATTCAAGACGGAACTTGCCGACCTGGCTCCCCAAGGTTCGCGCCGCATGGGCGCAAATCCTCACGCCAACGGTGGAATCTTGCTTCGCGATCTGCGAATGCCCGATTTTCGTGAATATGCCGTCGAAGTTCCGTCGCCAGGCAAAGTCGAAGCCGAAGATACTCGCGTTTTAGGCGGCTTCCTTCGCGATGTCGTGAAGCTCAATGCCGACCAGCGCAATTTCCGAGTTTTCGGTCCCGATGAAACGACTTCCAATCGGCTCAATGCCGTGTTCGAAGCGACCGACCGCCAATGGGAAGCCGAAACGCTTGAATCCGACGATCATCTGGCCCACGATGGACGGGTGGTGGAAGTCCTCAGCGAGCATCAATGTCAAGGCTGGCTCGAAGGCTATTTACTGACGGGCCGCCACGGCTTATTCAACAGCTATGAGGCGTTCATTCACATCGTCGATTCGATGTTCAATCAGCACGCCAAGTGGCTGAAAGTGACGTCCGAACTGCCTTGGCGTCGAAAAATCGCCTCGCTGAATTATCTGCTCGCGTCGCACGTCTGGCGTCAAGACCACAACGGCTTTACTCATCAAGACCCTGGCTTCATCGACCACGTTGCCAACAAAAAAGCCTCCGTATCGCGAATCTACTTGCCGCCGGATGCCAATTGCCTGCTGTCGGTCATGGATCATTGCTTGCGGAGCCGGCATTACGTCAATGTCGTCGTGGCCGGTAAGCATCCAGCGCCGCAGTGGCTGTCGATGGATGCTGCTATAACTCATTGCACCAAAGGCATTGGCATCTGGCAATGGGCCAGCAACGATGGCGGCGCGGAGCCAGATGTGGTCATGGGCTGCGCGGGCGATGTGCCGACGCTCGAAACGCTAGCGGCTGTCTCAATTCTGAGAGAGAATTTGCCCGATCTGAAAATCCGCGTCGTCAACGTTGTCGATCTGATGAAATTGCAGCCCACTTCGGAGCATCCGCACGGCCTAAGCGACCGCGATTTTGATTCGCTGTTCACGACGGAAAAACCAGTGATTTTCGCCTACCACGGCTATCCCTGGTTAATTCACCGCCTCACCTATCGCCGCACGAATCACGGCAATTTGCACGTCCGCGGCTACAAAGAGGAGGGCACGATCACCACGCCCTTCGACATGGCAGTCCTCAATGACTTAGATCGTTTCCACCTTGCGCAAGATGTCATCGATCGCCTGCCGCAACTGGCGGGAAGAGGAGATTATCTCAAGCAGAATCTGCGCGACAAGCTGGTTGAACACAAGCAATACATCCGCCGCTATGGCGAAGACATGCCCGAAGTGCGCGATTGGAAATGGGGCACATCGTTGGAAGGGCCGTGA
- a CDS encoding HEAT repeat domain-containing protein gives MASTHETDNGLVAEIPKLLESLKSDDPVVRRDARESLVSVGLEAVIPLIHQLKSPLEQVRWEAAKALGAIGDESAANTLADALDDEISDVRWVAARALVDLGREGLKQTLIALLTNAASVGVRDGAGHVVSHFAQYVSGYFLKPLLPLFHGFEPAVTIPPAALRCLHELQQREQSRRSGEGQESRTAI, from the coding sequence ATGGCATCGACACATGAAACCGATAACGGCCTGGTGGCCGAAATTCCGAAACTATTGGAGTCGCTGAAGAGCGACGACCCGGTTGTGAGGCGCGATGCGCGTGAATCGCTGGTGTCCGTCGGGCTTGAAGCGGTGATCCCACTGATCCATCAGCTTAAATCACCGCTGGAACAGGTTCGCTGGGAAGCAGCAAAGGCGCTTGGAGCCATCGGCGATGAGAGTGCCGCGAACACGCTGGCCGACGCTCTCGATGATGAAATTTCCGACGTGCGTTGGGTGGCCGCGCGCGCGCTCGTTGACCTGGGCCGCGAAGGTTTGAAGCAGACGCTCATTGCGCTGCTGACAAACGCTGCGTCGGTGGGCGTCCGCGATGGAGCCGGCCATGTCGTGTCGCATTTCGCGCAATACGTGTCGGGCTATTTCTTGAAGCCGCTGTTGCCGCTGTTTCACGGATTCGAACCGGCGGTGACCATTCCACCCGCCGCGTTGCGGTGTTTGCATGAACTTCAACAACGAGAACAATCGCGTAGAAGCGGAGAAGGACAAGAGAGCCGAACCGCAATCTAA
- a CDS encoding pentapeptide repeat-containing protein, translated as MATKRELRERWNVEPGRTIRERILDFERPLRAGHGRSSEEIFKLLEGLPYRDEVPYGRDLRGADFLGSREMDFSDTDFSYSTRVGSFYDCNLERARFDESGEAISLGNVLNGASFRKAKLRSCFMRESQARNCCFDDANVYHMDFKGTDLSGSSFRNANCKGVSFSRSILLNCDFRGANLEEAVFAETVIDKTTDFRGASLINACHDDDYDNAGNFLSHGVDLRLANYDATTKFGTDPLAFPLEYHRRAVEIATRDYGAEGMKMAAFFQRSIDHMLARGERSIDWENEQIANLNPQDRALYEEIMDETFRSLR; from the coding sequence ATGGCCACAAAACGTGAGTTGCGCGAACGCTGGAATGTTGAGCCAGGCCGAACCATTCGGGAGCGAATTCTCGATTTTGAACGTCCCTTACGGGCCGGCCATGGTCGTAGCTCTGAGGAAATATTTAAGTTACTCGAAGGTCTTCCGTACCGCGATGAAGTGCCCTACGGCAGAGATCTACGGGGCGCAGATTTCCTCGGTAGCCGGGAAATGGATTTTTCTGATACAGATTTTTCCTATTCGACTCGAGTAGGAAGTTTTTATGATTGCAATCTTGAACGCGCTCGTTTTGATGAATCGGGTGAGGCAATTAGTCTCGGCAACGTTCTTAACGGTGCTAGCTTCCGTAAAGCGAAACTGCGCAGCTGTTTTATGCGCGAGAGTCAAGCTCGCAACTGCTGCTTCGACGATGCAAATGTCTATCACATGGATTTTAAGGGCACTGACCTATCCGGTTCTTCGTTCCGCAACGCCAATTGCAAAGGCGTCAGTTTCTCACGCTCTATTCTCTTGAATTGCGACTTCCGGGGCGCGAATCTAGAAGAAGCTGTATTCGCCGAGACGGTAATCGACAAAACGACCGATTTCCGCGGCGCCTCGCTCATCAATGCTTGCCACGACGACGATTACGACAATGCTGGCAACTTTCTCTCTCATGGCGTCGATCTGCGGCTAGCGAACTACGACGCAACCACCAAGTTCGGCACCGACCCCTTGGCGTTCCCGCTGGAGTATCATCGGCGAGCGGTCGAAATCGCCACCCGCGATTACGGAGCGGAAGGAATGAAAATGGCCGCGTTCTTTCAGCGATCAATCGACCATATGCTGGCCCGCGGCGAGCGCTCCATCGACTGGGAAAACGAGCAAATCGCAAACCTCAATCCCCAAGACCGCGCGCTCTACGAGGAAATCATGGATGAGACCTTCCGCAGTTTGCGTTGA
- a CDS encoding acetate/propionate family kinase: MEAALSHLVTINGGSSSIKFAIYAAADRRSRIGGGVIERIGTAETALTVTRADDRRVERRPIHAADHRQAAEQLADWLLAQIGATQIAAVGHRVVHGGTRLIDHQRISAEVLAALREAQPIDLAHLPREIALIEVFTQRLQHTPQFACFDTTFFRELPRIAQALPIPRKYDADGIRRFGFHGLSYSYLASELRKIAPQEAAGRVIVAHLGSGASMAAMRGGQPIDTSMAFTPTAGLVMGTRPGDLDPGLLLYLMRVESLSPEQMDDFIHQRCGIIGRSETTSDMRDLLARRADDPRASEAVALFCYQAKKFIGAYAAALGGLDSIVFSGGIGEHAAEVRAEICDGLGFLGVRLDAQRNLKSAAVISADGSPVAVRVIPTDEELVIAEIVGSLVEVESAR; the protein is encoded by the coding sequence ATGGAAGCAGCACTTTCCCACCTTGTCACGATCAACGGCGGTTCGTCGAGCATCAAGTTCGCGATTTATGCCGCTGCCGATCGACGATCGCGCATCGGCGGCGGCGTCATTGAGCGAATTGGCACGGCCGAGACAGCGTTAACCGTCACGCGCGCCGACGATCGTCGTGTCGAGCGACGACCGATCCACGCAGCCGATCATCGGCAAGCGGCCGAGCAGCTTGCCGATTGGCTGTTGGCGCAAATTGGCGCGACGCAAATCGCCGCAGTCGGCCATCGTGTAGTCCATGGAGGCACACGTCTCATCGATCATCAACGGATATCCGCAGAGGTATTGGCCGCCCTTCGCGAAGCGCAACCGATCGACCTGGCTCACCTGCCGCGAGAAATCGCGCTCATCGAAGTATTCACGCAGCGGCTTCAGCACACGCCGCAGTTCGCTTGTTTCGACACCACATTCTTCCGCGAATTGCCGCGCATTGCACAAGCACTGCCGATCCCGAGAAAATATGACGCCGATGGAATTCGACGCTTCGGCTTCCACGGGCTTTCGTACAGCTATCTTGCATCGGAACTGCGAAAAATAGCGCCGCAGGAGGCCGCGGGACGCGTGATTGTCGCGCACCTTGGCTCCGGTGCCAGCATGGCTGCCATGCGAGGCGGCCAGCCGATCGACACAAGCATGGCGTTCACTCCAACGGCTGGTTTGGTGATGGGGACTCGTCCCGGCGACCTCGATCCGGGGTTGCTGCTCTATTTGATGCGAGTTGAAAGCCTGTCGCCTGAACAAATGGACGACTTCATTCACCAGCGCTGCGGCATCATCGGCCGCTCGGAAACAACTTCCGACATGCGAGATTTGCTGGCGCGCCGTGCGGACGATCCGCGCGCTTCGGAAGCCGTTGCCCTCTTCTGTTACCAGGCCAAGAAGTTCATCGGTGCTTATGCGGCAGCACTGGGTGGGCTTGACTCGATCGTGTTTTCCGGAGGAATCGGCGAACATGCGGCCGAAGTTCGGGCCGAGATTTGCGACGGACTGGGGTTTTTGGGTGTGCGGCTCGACGCACAGCGGAATCTCAAATCGGCGGCGGTGATTTCCGCAGACGGCTCGCCTGTCGCCGTGCGAGTCATCCCCACGGACGAAGAACTCGTCATTGCCGAAATTGTCGGGAGTCTAGTGGAGGTGGAGTCAGCAAGATAG